One region of Rhizoctonia solani chromosome 9, complete sequence genomic DNA includes:
- a CDS encoding Retrotransposon gag protein, with product MEPEPTLAALLKAITALTATVRSLQDKINSQGEQITQLTAICKETNDLVGDKDQGGAQTKPGPSTGPVTPPTHSGGETHTPGTIRPGLKAPSALQGVQGLTLRRKKNQVLPKKSLKERLEGTWGPSPPSMQGDERPLSGLTDDARAAARKIAALSQVTTTAEYVTEFRNLMAELDWNEEAYIAQFTQGLHWKVKELLSTKDSVPNKLEAIFAASIKIETSAAKTRRTAPRRRLPNPGHHGHYFHHHYSTGPSIRRPQLRHPGRKGSLRASGLCVKCGQKGHGIKQCPNGWKATVKEVAKVAEDVESGKD from the exons atggaaccggagccgacccttgccgctctcctcaaggctatcacagccctcacagccacagtcagGTCCTTGCAGGACAAAATCAATTCACAAGGCGAGCAAATCACACAGCTCAccgccatatgcaaggaaaccaacgacctcgttggtgacaaggaccagggcggagcccaaaccaagcctggcccatcgactgggcctgtcacccctcctacccactcaggaggggaaacccacactccaggcacgattagacctgggctcaaggccccttccgcccttcaaggggtacagGGTTTGACtctgaggaggaagaagaaccaagtgctcccaaaaaagagcctcaaggaacgcctagaaggcacctggggtccctcacccccttcgatgcagg GGGACGAAAGgccactcagtggcttgACGGATGATGCT CGAGCGGCCGCCAGAAAAATAGCCGCGCTCTCCCAAGTCACCACGACCGCTGAGTATGTaacggagttccgcaacctcatggcggagcTCGACTGGAACGAGGAAGCCTACatcgcgcagttcacgcaaggcctccactggaaagtcaaggaattgctgtcaaccaaggatagcgTTCCCAACAAACTCGAGGCGATTTTCGCGGCCTCCATAAAAATTGAAACATCCGCCGCAaaaacgaggagaaccgccccaaGAAGGCGCCTGCCAAATCCCGGCCACCATGGCCactacttccaccaccactactcaacgggtccgtctatcagaagaccccaattacgtcaccccggaagaaagggatcgctgcgcgcgtctggcctctgtgtcaagtgcggccaaaagggACATGGAATCAAGCAATGTCCCAACGGATGGAAAGCCACAGTCAAAGAAGTGGCTAAGGTTGCCGAGGACGttgagtcgggaaaagattga
- a CDS encoding Transposon Tf2-1 polyprotein has translation MSTQPSTYVHANPNALSVPTNIQEIPAWAQEIKNLLLAMNQNLSLVIGQAAAHHTDLGTTQATLNNHDSSITNLDALIVKLGADIAKLGTAAASGSSLALATKAPKLATPDKFDGSDKNKAISFRVAVSHYLRISYPGSTVDEQIAFIISCLDGKAHEWLEPYLEEDVVKGNPVSWLHNLDAFWLQFNARWNVQNRTENFRAKLRTLKQTKGVQDYYKDFQTYSQGLGYNNPSLRDMFYDGLSHKIKETLMVQDYDHADASVTLATLAEKALKVDQRLEQFAAQHKGSSSSSNQSGSKSSTSTSTAAQGAPRDKLSVGEQVYAIVDGKAKKGVLQKIGQNAKGIAVPIVKWNDGTTMDVTFKTIKKDNHPVTATSTPAPKASSSSSLRNSGPSPMDLDSASSKGKKPIICATCGGRGHYANQCPSKSYSGREAHISEDESENGDL, from the coding sequence ATGTCAACCCAACCTTCCACCTATGTGCATGCCAATCCCAATGCGCTGTCtgtccccaccaatatccaggagatacctgcgtgggcccaggagatcaaaaacctcctcctggctatgaaTCAGAATCTATCTCTGGTCATAGGACAAGCGGCTGCCCATCACACAGATCTAGGCACCACACAGGCTACCCTCAACAACCATGACAGTAGCATCACCAATCTTGACGCCCTCATTGTTAAACTTGgggctgatattgccaaaTTAGGCACCGCTgctgcttctggttcctcccttgccttggctaccaaggctccTAAACTTGCAAcgccagacaaatttgaCGGGTCAGACAAAAATAAGGCAATCTCTTTCAGAGTTGCTGTAtctcattatctcaggatttcatatcctggctcaacagtggatgagcaaattGCATTTATCAtttcctgcctggatggcaaggcccatgagtggcttgagccctaccTAGAAGAGGACGTTGTGAAAGGGAATCCTgtttcttggctccacaatctggatgccttctggctgcaattcaatgcacgctggaatgtccaaaataggacTGAGAACTTCCGCGCTAAACTGCGCACcctcaaacaaaccaagggagtccaagattactacaaggacttccagacctattctcaaggtcttggttaCAACAACCCCTCTCTCAGGGAtatgttctatgatggcctatcccacaaaattaaggaaactctcatggttcaagattatgaccatgcagatgcctctgttactcttgcaactcttgcagagaaggcccttaaggtggatcagcgcctagagcagtttgcggcccagcacaagggttcctcctcctcttcaaaccaatctggaagcaaatccagcactTCTACGTCAAcagcagcccagggagcgcccagggataaactgtctgttggggaacaaGTGTATGCgattgtggatggaaaggctaagAAGGGGGTCCTCCAAAAAATTGGCCAAAATGCCAAAGGGATTGCAGTTCCAATTGTTaagtggaatgatggcaccaccatggacGTTACCTTCAAAACTATTAAGAAGGATAACCACCCAGTCACTGCCACctccactcctgctcccaaggcttcctcctcctcctccttgcgcAATTCTGGTCCTTCCCCTAtggacttagactctgcctcttcaaaaggcaaaaaacccattatatgcgcaacatgtggaggtaggggacATTACGCCAATCAATGCCCCTCCaaatcctactctggccgtgaggcccatatctctgaggatgagtcggaaaatggggacctctga
- a CDS encoding Retrotransposable element Tf2 protein, whose amino-acid sequence MDNLNSPAEPLRTLIDSGATSNFISPVVEKLKIPKTQLENPRVVRMLDGTISQTGRIWHQVHLTKPLINWQQGLVTFPEQIQIAEEEADPDPLADLPPQYHEFARVFGKEEFKVLPHTGSPIYGMTDAESKALKQHINEELATGKIRPVPHLLEPLSCLSKRPMVPLGLSWITKAQQSHPHKNVYPLPRQDDLMAKLRNAKLFTKLDLRWGYNNVRIKEGDEWKTAFRTKYGLFEHCYLLRLLNGPEEIEAVTTWPTPKTVKTGQAFLGFVNYPADSFPILAPLHVPCIISRKETPWSWGNLGEEAFQKLKDRRIRVAMGAILSQQGEDNRLHPIAYMSKSFSGAEANYDTHDKELLAIIKALEEWRIFLEATNRPIQVFTDHRNLEYWMQAQTFRRSDYVDTPAEPEVMLPAEVFANTLEEELEIVTEIRTKLRDDPSLEPSSHS is encoded by the exons atggacaattta AACtccccggcagaacccctcagAACACTCATAGACTCCGGAGCAACAtcaaacttcatctcccccgTGGTTGAAAAAttgaaaatcccaaaaacccaactcgaaaatccgCGAGTTGTGAGGATGTTAGACGGTACTATAtcacagactggtcgcatttggcaccaggttcacctcacg AAGCCTCTTATcaactggcaacagggattagtcacattccctgaacagatACAGATTGCCGAAGAGGAGGCAGACCCAGACCCCctagcagacctcccccctcaataccatgagtttgctagagtatttggcaaagaagaatttaaggtcctcccccacacaggga GTCCCATATACGGTATGACGGACGCGGAATCCAAGGCCCTCAAACAGCACATCAATGAAGAACTAGccacgggcaagatccgcccagTACCTCATCTGCTGGagcccctgtcatgtttgtcaaaaaggccgATGGTTCCCTTAGGCTTGTCATGGATTACGAAAGCTCAACAAAGTCACCCCCacaaaaacgtctacccactccccagacaggatgacctcatggctaaactgCGGAACGCCAAGCTATTCACGAAGTTAGATCTCCGCTGGGGGTACAATAATGTGCGCATCAAAGAAggcgacgaatggaaaacggcctttagaaccaaatatggcctcttCGA GCATTGTTATCTCCTCCGgcttctcaatggaccagaagaaatAGAAGCCGTCACAACatggcccactcccaaaacggtcaAAACAGgtcaggccttcctaggattcGTCAACTACCCCGCCgattcattcccaattttaGCTCCGTTGCACGTCCCCTGCATAATCTCACggaaggaaaccccttggtcatggggtaacctagGGGAAGAAGCATTCCAGAAATTGAA agacagacgcatcagggtagctatgggagccatactgAGTCAACAAGGGGAGGACAACCGGCTTCACCCgattgcatatatgtccaagtccttctcaGGCGCTGAAGCTAACTATGATACgcacgacaaggaacttcTAGCTATCATTAAGGCATTAGAAGaatggcgcattttcctggaagcaacAAATAGACCAATACaagtcttcacggatcataggaacctggaatattggatgcaggcccAAACCTTCAGAAGGTCCGATTACGTAGATACGCCtgcagaaccagaagtcatgttaccagcggaagtatttgccaacacattggaagaggaacttgAAATCGTCACGGAAATCCGCACCAAACTCAGGGATGACCCATCACTAGAACCATCATCACattcctga
- a CDS encoding Retrotransposable element Tf2 protein, producing MVPQKTSGPGLRTFEGTIAKGIPRLPLAGHPGQQRTLELLSRNYWWPGMKSSAKEWVECCPTCQANQVPPFPFHTISYDFITGFPKSNGYDAILVVIDSFSKFGHFIPTTKKVTAKGLAELFITHVWKLHGLPVKTVSDRGTTFTGKFLRALYQRLGINPAFSSAYHPESDGQTERVNQFIEFYLRLYVAADHLDWAIWLPLAEYAYNNAKHSATGRTPFELVYGRNPVMNPSNVPANVPEADQVANTLAQEWQEAESALRMTKERMIGTKGVVPEYSVGKKVWLDGKNVELRTNSNKLDPKRLGPFKVVEKISSHAYRLKLPDTLKIHDVFYVGLLSKTHESPSQPFPDRPPPETIEGEEEYEVEQIIDSKRQQGRWFYLIKWKGYGPEDNSWEPEELLEHSQEEIRCFNRSRLKKACDSAKSL from the exons ATGGTACCGCAGAAAACTAGTGGTCCCGGACTCAGAACCTTTGAAGGAACGATTGCTaagggaattccacgactccccctggcaggacaccccgGGCAACAAAGAACCCTAGAACTCTTgagccgcaactactggtggccaggaatgaagtcatctgctaaggaatgggtagaatgctgtcccacctgccaagccaacc aagtcccGCCGTTCCCCttccacacaatatcctatgacttcatcacgggaTTCCCCAAGTCTAACGGGTACGATGCAATTTTAGTTGtgattgactccttctccaagtttggccacttcatcccaaccacgaagaaggtcacagccaagggcctAGCAGAACTATTCATCACCCACGTTTGGAAGTTACACGGGCTACCAGTCAAGACAGTCTCAGACCGCGGAACCACGTTCACggggaaattcctaagggcactgtaccaacgccttggaaTCAATCCggccttctcctcagcctaccacccggaatcagacggccaaacagaaagggtgaaccagttcatagaattctacctcagattGTATGTTGCCGCCGACCACTTGGACTGGGCCATCTGGTTGCCATTAGCGGAATACGCCTACAATAACGCAAAGCATTCCGCCACCGGAAGAACCccttttgaattggtttatggaagaaatccgGTCATGAATCCGTCCAATGTCCCtgccaacgtcccagaagccgaTCAAGTGGCCAATACACTAGCACAAGAATGGCAAGAGGCGGAGTCAGCACTCAGGATGACCAAAGAACGCATGATAGGCACAAAAGGAGTGGTACCAGAATACTCAGTGGGCAAGAAGGTTTGGCTGGACGGAAAAAACGTAGAACTTAGAACAAATTCCAACAAGCTGGACCCCAAACGGCTAGGACCGTTCAAAGTCgttgaaaaaatctccagccacgcgtaccgcctcaaacTACCAGATACTCTGAAAATTCATGacgtattctacgtaggatTACTATCCAAAACGCAtgaatccccaagtcaaccttTTCCGGATCGTCccccccctgaaacaatagaaggagaggaggaatatgaggtggaacagatcatagaTTCCAAGAGGCAACAAGGAAGGTGGTTTtatctgatcaaatggaaagggtacggcccagaagacaactcctgggaGCCAGAGGAACTACTGGAGCACAGTCAAGAAGAAATCCGTTGCTTTAATAGatcacgactgaaaaaggcttgtgactccgccaagagcctttaa
- a CDS encoding Transposon Tf2-7 polyprotein, with protein MSWLKLHNPTIDWPNKRITFNSQYCNNTCLSVSNSILGNVGGTSNHLEGIPEDLGGVEVIEPLEGIPRETGGTVDSPLESIPVELRNFAEVFSEDMKVTELPPHRPFDLGIDLIDPDKPVKAMVYPLKASDDEELRKLLKEQLDKGLIRPSKSKYGSPVHFVNKKNGKRRMVVDYRSLNANTVKNAYPLPLIQSLIEKLRGAKYFSTIDLKSGYNLVRIKEGDEWKTAFKTKYGLFEYLVMPFGLCNAPAAFQHFMNEIFRDILDVYVVVYLDNILIFSESRELHTKHLQEVLKRLQDNACYCNLEKCNFYASEVDYLGVIANGEGVKADPKKITQAVDWATPRSVKGVQEFLGFINFYRRFIHNFSKLAQPLYQLLQKNTPWEWGERQEVSFKALKQALIESPVLIQPNPYKEFFLECDASDFATGAVLNQKGSDDKLHPVAFLSKSLAPAERNYDIFDKELLAVVRASKEWRHLLEGTVIPVKILTDHKNLEYFQTKRDLNQRQLRWMGFLADYNYRIVYRPGAQNRKADILSRHEDHKSAVKEGGETPVLISPELFIAAIQTDSDLNDLIRDALHDDKAVYKILKSLEEDIPVKGWKLDNGLLYYHDRIYVPNEPEIRKAILESRHDNPSTGHPGQFRTLDLLSRDYYWSGMKQSVTKYVQACNSCIRSKHSNRAPEGLLQNIDLPNKPWEEITYDLIVGLPTSEGYDAILTVVDQLSKMVHFIPTHSDATAVDVANLFVSFVWKLHGLPRKTILDQGPQFNAKFLRQVYKRLGIEPHFSTAYRPQVDGQSERLNQFVEIYLRHYINYGQTDWVASLPLAEFAYNNGKHSGSKHSPFYMCYGYNPDFTVGNTKESHVPQADDLADFLKEIQTEAKAALEIAARQNAQYYDLNRREATKLEGLSNARRLTQVLSARTRKRPISPVIGTILPPPLPTITSRTPSCASSRASQRATSHQGRSYPHEMATRSRSTARPQSPLDQGELGPSLPATADESGSLEPEVYGEISLSRAISLLLCRAPL; from the exons atgtcctggctcaagttacacaaccctactatagactggcctaataagcgtattacttttaattctcaatattgtaacaacacttgtctttctgtttctaattctatcctgggaaatgttggtgggacttctaaccaccttgaaggcataccagaagacttaggaggtgttgaggtaattgaacctcttgaaggcatccctagggaaactggaggtactgtggattctccacttgaaagtatcccagtagaactgcgcaattttgcggaggtattttctgaggacatgaaggtgacggaactgccgccgcaccgtccttttgatttagggattgatttaatcgatcctgataaacctgttaaggctatggtataccccttgaaggcgtctgatgatgaggaacttagaaaactccttaaagaacaattggacaaaggattgattcgcccatccaagtccaaatatggttccccagttcactttgtcaacaagaaaaatgggaaaaggcgtatggttgtggattatagatccctaaatgcaaatacagtcaagaatgcgtaccctctacctctaatacagtctctcattgagaaactaaggggcgcaaaatacttttccaccattgacctgaaatctggatataacttggtccggataaaggaaggtgatgaatggaagactgcgtttaaaaccaaatatggcctgtttgaatacctagtcatgccctttgggttatgcaacgctcctgctgcatttcagcacttcatgaatgagatatttagggacatattggacgtctatgtagtagtatatctagacaacatcctaatattctcagaaagcagggaattacacacaaaacatctccaagaggtactgaaaaggctgcaagacaatgcatgctactgtaacctggagaagtgtaatttctatgcatctgaagtagattaccttggtgtcattgccaatggtgaaggagtgaaagcagatcccaagaaaatcactcaagcggttgattgggcaacaccgcgctctgtcaaaggggttcaagagtttttgggctttataaatttctatagacgcttcatacataacttctcaaaattggcacaacccttataccaactactccaaaagaatacaccttgggagtggggtgaacgccaagaagtgtcttttaaagctcttaaacaggctctaattgaatcccctgtCTTAATCCAACCcaatccatacaaggagtttttccttgagtgtgacgcctctgattttgcaacgggcgctgtccttaatcaaaagggcagtgatgataaattacacccggttgcattcctatcaaaatccctagcacctgctgaaagaaactatgatatctttgataaagagttactagcagtagtaagggcttcaaaggaatggcgtcacctgctggaaggaacagtaatccctgtcaaaatactgacagaccataaaaatctggagtactttcagacaaaaagggatctgaaccaaaggcagttaaggtggatgggatttttggcagattacaactataggattgtgtataggccaggcgcacagaatagaaaagcagatattctctctcgccatgaagaccacaagtctgcggttaaagaggggggtgaaacccctgtgctcataagcccagagctttttattgcagctattcaaacagatagtgaccttaatgatctaataagggacgctctgcatgatgataaagctgtatacaaaatccttaaatccttggaagaggacaTACCTGTTAAAGGATGGAAACTTGATAATGGCTTACTCTACTATCATGACCGGATTTATGTCCCtaatgagccagaaatcaggaaagccatcttagaaagcaggcatgataacccttccactgggcacccaggacagttcagaaccctagacctcctttcaagggattactactggtcagggatgaaacaatctgtaacaaaatatgtccaagcatgcaattcatgcatacgtagCAAACACTCCAACCgggctcctgaaggtctccttcaaaacatagatttacccaataagccctgggaggaaataacgtatgacttgattgtaggactccccacctcagaaggatatgatgcaatattaacagtagtggaccaattatccaaaatggttcattttataccaacgcactctgatgctactgctgttgatgttgcaaacctctttgtatcctttgtgtggaagttacatgggttacccaggaaaaccattTTGGACCAAGGCCCCCAATTTAATGCAAAATTCCTGAGACAAGTCTACAAGCGGttggggatagaaccacatttctccactgcatacagaccacaagttgatggacaaagtgaacgcttaaaccagtttgtggaaatTTACCTACGCCACTACATCAACtatggacaaacagactgggttgcatcactaccacttgcagaatttgcatacaataatgggaaacactcaggctccaaacactctcccttctacatgtgctatggttataatccagacttcacagttggaaacaccaaggaaagccatgtcccccaaGCCGACGACCTAGCAGACTTCCTGAAAGAAATCCAAACTGAAGcaaaagctgctttagaaattgctgcaagacaaaatgcgcaatactatgatttaaacagaagggaagcaaccaagctggaa ggactgtccaacgctaggcggttgacgcaagttcttagcgccagaacaAGAAAGCGACCCATAAGCCCTGTTATAGGCACCATCCTCCCCCCCCctttgcccaccattacgtcacgcaccccctcttgcgcttcctcccgcgcctcccaacGCGccacttcccaccaaggccgctcatatccccatgagatggcaacccgttcccggagcaccgctcgtccccaatcccctcttgatcaaggagagctgggaccctctcttccggcaaccgcCGATGAGTCAGGGAGCCTCGAACCAGAGGTTTACGGGGAAATATCCCTCAGCCGTgcaatctccctcctcctgtgtcgtgcaccactgtaa